One genomic segment of Bremerella alba includes these proteins:
- a CDS encoding TolC family protein: MLRRYTHWFVVLGTCMSTGLSGCLHPCWNNYDCPDPPAYDECLISEYADRGLKIEDPVPSICEDEDWLEIPDSPDAINPDNIDLEAGYWDLSLEEAVRLALQNSQVMKDLGGVLRSPEALVSMYDPAIVYTDGRFGEEAALSAFDATFGASTYFEANDRRVNNFTVGNNGFFQQDLHNYEVNLSKRNATGGLVTLRGITQYDYNNNPQKVFSAGWDSYVDAEMRQPLLQGAGVMFNRIAGPNGEPGFANGVLIARTRTDISLADFEIAVRNLVSDVENAYWDLFFAYRDLDVKINARNNVLEVWKKAYANVEADKKSADTEAQAREQYFRFEVEVVNALNGRLVERTRDNNGSLGGTFNNPGGVRVCERRLRFMMGLTQTNGRLIRPATEAPVAKVNFDWNAVATEALARRPELRRQKWVIKQRELELLANRNFLMPNLDLIARYRQRGFGPTLSDESSIPGEAGALQSLTDGDFAEYQLGVEFEMPIGFRRAHSAVRSSELALARARAIREEQEKQIMYGLSNTYAEIQRAYEIMELLFNRREAANAQEATVRASYEAGKAPIDLLLEAQRRVIDSSALFNQARIDYALAVKNMHFEKGSLLEFYQISLAEGPWPQKAYNDALRRDLHKRAAHSNYVINEAVIGQPQQADNTLVAKPIDGEMSPKIEKISVPTPADIDPAPAARTSALPVLNNPLRSASTITGGIVKPAGHTLAPVERVTPAPIIRAEEATSSENFSFGGEAPREAVWLH, from the coding sequence ATGCTTCGTCGCTACACGCATTGGTTTGTAGTTCTTGGCACTTGTATGTCGACCGGCCTTAGCGGTTGTTTACATCCCTGCTGGAACAACTACGACTGCCCAGATCCACCCGCATACGATGAATGCCTCATCTCAGAGTATGCCGATCGCGGCCTGAAGATCGAAGATCCGGTCCCAAGCATCTGCGAAGACGAAGACTGGCTGGAAATTCCAGATTCGCCCGATGCGATCAATCCTGACAACATCGATCTGGAAGCAGGCTACTGGGATCTTTCCCTGGAAGAAGCCGTTCGCTTGGCCTTGCAGAACTCGCAAGTGATGAAAGACCTCGGTGGCGTTTTGCGAAGCCCCGAAGCTCTGGTTTCGATGTACGACCCGGCAATCGTGTACACCGATGGCCGCTTCGGTGAAGAAGCCGCTTTGAGCGCCTTCGACGCCACATTCGGTGCGAGCACTTACTTTGAAGCCAACGATCGCCGCGTGAACAATTTCACGGTGGGTAATAACGGCTTCTTTCAGCAAGACCTACACAACTATGAAGTTAACTTGAGCAAGCGGAACGCGACTGGTGGTTTGGTCACGTTGCGAGGGATCACGCAATACGACTACAACAACAATCCTCAGAAGGTATTCAGCGCCGGCTGGGATTCGTACGTCGACGCCGAAATGCGACAACCGTTGCTTCAAGGTGCTGGTGTCATGTTCAACCGAATCGCTGGCCCCAACGGCGAGCCTGGTTTTGCCAATGGTGTTCTTATCGCTCGCACACGTACCGATATCAGCCTGGCTGATTTCGAGATCGCTGTCCGAAACCTGGTGAGTGATGTCGAAAACGCTTACTGGGACTTGTTCTTCGCTTACCGCGACTTGGACGTCAAAATCAACGCACGTAACAACGTGTTGGAAGTCTGGAAGAAAGCCTACGCCAACGTCGAAGCTGACAAGAAGTCGGCGGACACCGAAGCTCAAGCTCGTGAACAGTACTTCCGCTTTGAAGTCGAAGTGGTCAACGCTTTGAATGGTCGTCTGGTCGAACGTACCCGCGACAACAACGGTTCGCTGGGCGGTACATTTAACAATCCCGGTGGTGTTCGCGTCTGTGAACGTCGCTTGCGATTCATGATGGGTCTCACCCAGACCAACGGTCGCTTGATCCGTCCGGCTACCGAAGCACCGGTTGCCAAGGTCAACTTTGACTGGAATGCCGTCGCCACCGAAGCACTCGCTCGCCGTCCGGAACTTCGTCGTCAGAAGTGGGTTATCAAGCAGCGTGAACTCGAACTGCTCGCCAACCGTAACTTCCTGATGCCCAATCTGGACCTGATTGCTCGCTACCGTCAGCGTGGCTTTGGCCCGACCCTTTCGGACGAAAGCAGCATCCCCGGCGAAGCAGGTGCCCTGCAGAGCCTGACCGATGGAGACTTTGCTGAATACCAACTCGGTGTTGAATTTGAAATGCCGATTGGCTTCCGCCGTGCTCACTCGGCAGTCCGCAGCAGCGAACTGGCCCTGGCACGTGCCCGAGCGATCCGGGAAGAACAAGAAAAGCAGATCATGTATGGTCTCTCGAATACCTACGCAGAAATCCAGCGTGCCTACGAGATCATGGAACTGCTGTTCAATCGTCGCGAAGCTGCCAATGCCCAAGAGGCAACCGTCCGAGCAAGCTACGAAGCCGGCAAGGCTCCGATCGACCTGCTCTTGGAAGCCCAGCGTCGTGTGATCGACTCGAGTGCGTTGTTCAACCAGGCTCGTATCGACTACGCTCTGGCCGTCAAGAACATGCACTTCGAGAAGGGCTCGCTGCTCGAGTTCTACCAGATCTCGCTTGCTGAAGGGCCATGGCCGCAAAAGGCTTACAACGATGCTCTACGACGTGACCTGCACAAGCGTGCTGCTCACAGCAACTACGTCATCAACGAAGCCGTTATTGGCCAGCCACAGCAAGCAGATAACACCTTGGTCGCCAAACCGATCGACGGAGAAATGTCTCCGAAGATCGAAAAGATCAGCGTGCCCACGCCGGCTGATATAGACCCTGCTCCGGCAGCAAGAACCAGTGCTTTGCCGGTCCTGAATAACCCGCTCCGTTCGGCTTCGACGATCACCGGCGGCATCGTCAAGCCAGCCGGTCACACGCTCGCCCCGGTCGAGCGTGTCACACCAGCTCCGATCATACGAGCTGAAGAGGCGACGTCCAGCGAGAACTTCTCCTTCGGGGGTGAAGCCCCGCGGGAAGCAGTCTGGCTGCACTAA
- a CDS encoding SAM-dependent methyltransferase has product MMEQRRIVTWVGTYGGESVEAIIDLFLGLERMAPGSLETTAKAFQVAAQDYDIEKIVEFGCGSGVSTIELARLSGAPIIGVDNCAPFLAQLKQKIAQAGLDQQIQVREQSMEVAWRKGTCFDLIWCEGSAYAIGLENALQRWRELLKPGGRIALSDLVWIDTDPDAEVQEYWQNQGVTLCYPNDTLALFSSQGYQVVDYFIFPESDWQNYYQPLRARLPRWKAEYSYPENAGAIDQLFQEELRMYDQFKAQYGYAFFIAQRAP; this is encoded by the coding sequence CACGTGGGTTGGTACTTACGGAGGAGAGTCTGTGGAAGCGATTATTGACCTTTTTCTTGGTCTCGAGCGGATGGCACCTGGCAGTCTGGAAACGACGGCCAAGGCATTTCAAGTTGCTGCGCAAGATTATGACATTGAAAAAATTGTTGAGTTCGGATGCGGTAGCGGAGTTTCCACGATCGAACTCGCCCGGTTGAGTGGCGCTCCAATCATTGGGGTCGATAACTGTGCCCCCTTTCTTGCGCAGCTGAAGCAGAAGATTGCTCAGGCTGGACTTGATCAGCAGATACAGGTGCGCGAGCAAAGCATGGAAGTTGCTTGGCGAAAGGGAACCTGTTTCGATTTGATTTGGTGCGAAGGCTCAGCGTATGCCATTGGTCTTGAGAACGCACTACAGCGATGGCGAGAGCTGCTTAAGCCTGGGGGGCGAATTGCTCTCAGCGACTTGGTCTGGATCGATACCGATCCGGACGCGGAAGTCCAAGAGTACTGGCAGAACCAAGGCGTCACCCTTTGTTACCCAAACGACACGCTGGCTTTGTTTTCGTCGCAAGGATACCAAGTCGTCGATTATTTTATTTTTCCTGAGAGCGACTGGCAGAACTATTACCAGCCGCTTCGAGCCCGCTTGCCGCGATGGAAGGCCGAATATTCATATCCGGAAAATGCCGGTGCGATCGATCAATTGTTTCAAGAAGAATTGAGAATGTACGACCAGTTCAAAGCCCAATATGGCTATGCGTTTTTCATTGCTCAGCGAGCCCCTTGA
- a CDS encoding sulfatase family protein, translated as MLRGLLSVVLMLLLGGSLLAAEKPNFVWIMSEDNSSHFLKLFDPTGAPTPNIDALADQGLVYEHAFSNAPVCSVARTTLITSCYAPRIGTFQHRKSFMVPMPEGLKMFPAYLHEAGYYTTNNSKEDYNAKKSADVWDNSSRKASWKNRKSGQPFFHVQTFTTTHESSLHFPAKDIQDKPTDTDPETVFIPPHHPRTKTFKYTYARYHDRIQEVDRQIGQLVDQLEQEGLLETTFVFYFGDHGGVLPRGKGYAYETGLHVPLVIRVPEKFRDQMPEKIGSRLDSFVSFVDFGPTVLNLAGLKVPDGIDGHAFLALGNAHLMQTDEAFGYADRFDEKYDMVRTLRKGKYQYVRNFQPFNFDGLMNNYRYKMAAYREWRELFDAGKLNQTQAQFFQARPAEMLFDVEADPYEAKNLANDPQHAKVLAELRGRLNNRVAGMPDLGFYPESFLAENAADNPVAFGQQHKDEIAKLLEIANLEVLSFDEARSNLMEALGSSDPWQRYWGVIACTSHGKSALSLGKQLEAIAQSDPENLVRVRAAEFLALHAEVDPAAVLKKAIADAETATEANLILNTVVLLQDGQPGYEFDFQQSDFQHLKGSRGELDRRLEYLIGK; from the coding sequence ATGCTACGCGGCCTGTTGAGCGTTGTTCTCATGCTGTTGTTGGGTGGTTCTTTGCTCGCTGCAGAGAAGCCTAACTTCGTGTGGATCATGTCCGAAGACAACTCGAGTCACTTTCTTAAACTATTCGATCCGACCGGGGCACCCACGCCCAATATCGATGCTCTGGCCGATCAAGGTCTTGTATACGAGCACGCTTTCTCGAATGCTCCGGTATGTAGCGTCGCTCGGACGACTTTGATCACTTCTTGCTATGCACCACGAATTGGGACGTTCCAGCATCGCAAGAGCTTTATGGTGCCCATGCCGGAAGGTTTAAAGATGTTTCCTGCTTACCTTCACGAGGCAGGCTACTACACCACCAACAATAGCAAGGAAGACTACAACGCAAAGAAGTCTGCCGACGTCTGGGATAATTCTTCCAGGAAGGCATCGTGGAAGAATCGTAAATCGGGTCAGCCATTTTTTCACGTGCAAACATTCACCACCACGCATGAGAGTTCGCTGCACTTCCCCGCCAAGGACATTCAGGACAAGCCAACAGACACCGATCCGGAAACCGTTTTCATCCCACCACATCATCCCAGGACAAAAACGTTTAAGTACACGTACGCTCGATATCATGATCGAATTCAGGAAGTCGATCGGCAAATCGGACAACTCGTCGATCAACTCGAGCAGGAAGGTCTACTCGAGACAACGTTCGTCTTCTATTTCGGCGATCATGGTGGCGTGCTGCCTCGCGGTAAAGGATATGCCTATGAGACTGGTCTGCATGTGCCGCTGGTTATTCGAGTGCCTGAGAAGTTTCGCGATCAAATGCCTGAGAAGATCGGCAGCCGTTTAGATTCGTTTGTTAGTTTTGTCGATTTCGGTCCCACGGTGTTGAATCTTGCCGGTCTCAAGGTTCCCGATGGAATTGATGGGCATGCTTTTCTGGCGTTAGGGAACGCTCATTTGATGCAAACGGATGAGGCTTTTGGGTACGCCGATCGCTTCGACGAAAAGTACGACATGGTTCGAACGCTCCGCAAAGGAAAGTACCAGTACGTCCGTAACTTTCAGCCATTCAATTTCGACGGGCTGATGAATAACTATCGCTACAAAATGGCTGCCTATCGCGAGTGGCGAGAGCTTTTCGATGCCGGCAAGCTTAACCAAACCCAAGCCCAGTTCTTCCAGGCTCGTCCTGCCGAGATGCTATTCGATGTGGAGGCCGATCCTTATGAAGCCAAGAATTTGGCCAACGACCCGCAGCATGCCAAGGTTCTGGCCGAGCTTCGTGGTCGCTTGAACAATAGAGTTGCCGGCATGCCGGATCTTGGTTTTTATCCGGAAAGTTTTCTGGCCGAAAACGCGGCGGACAATCCGGTGGCATTTGGCCAGCAACATAAAGACGAGATCGCCAAGTTGCTAGAGATTGCCAATCTTGAGGTTCTCTCGTTCGACGAGGCTCGTTCGAATTTGATGGAAGCTCTCGGGTCGTCTGATCCTTGGCAGCGTTATTGGGGTGTGATTGCTTGCACTTCACACGGTAAGTCTGCCTTATCACTTGGTAAGCAATTGGAAGCGATTGCCCAATCCGATCCAGAGAACTTGGTACGCGTCCGCGCGGCTGAGTTTCTGGCGTTGCATGCCGAGGTCGACCCTGCCGCTGTTCTCAAGAAGGCGATTGCCGATGCGGAAACGGCGACCGAGGCGAATCTGATCCTCAATACAGTCGTTCTTCTGCAAGATGGTCAGCCTGGGTATGAGTTCGACTTTCAGCAGTCCGACTTCCAGCACTTGAAGGGGAGCCGAGGGGAATTGGATCGTCGGCTAGAGTATCTTATCGGGAAGTAA